The genomic DNA GCCTTCGAAAAATATCGTATGCGACGGCACAAGTTCTGGCTCTTCGCCATAATGTAAAAACTCGGAGGATATCCTTGATACGAAGTCTACCCCGCACGCTCCCGGACGGACATATCTGTCCGCGCCGCACCGGACCTCGCAATAATAACAATTCTTCAGCATGCGCTTCGCTATCTCTATTTTCACGTTCAGCAAAGTGCTTTTAGGCTCAAGCCCGTGACCTTTTATTTCTGCGGTTTCCAGCAAGTCCCTGTACTCTTTGATACGGTCATCATGCAAGGCCCATAACCCGTCATCGTCAAGCCGGTAAAATTCGTTATCTACCTCTACCATTTTTAACAGAGTATGTCTGGCGGGCGCCCCTTGCAAAATTTCCTTATATCTTTTTAACATCAGCAGACCAGCAATAATCCATATGAGTTTATATTCGGATGCATTATCTTACCATATTCATTTCCCTTACATGGAACGACTTCCAGCGGTAATCCCATCTTATGTACCGTGGCAAACACGTCGATGCCCACTGCCTCCATGGATGTCCTGACCTTTTCCATATGCCTGCATTCTCTTTTTAAGGATACGTCGATAATCCCTTTTGTCTCCTCGGGTATGCAATCCTCGCAAAATATGCACGGATAAGCCCCGAATGCAAGGGCTTTGTAATACCCCTGGTAAAAGGCATGCTGTTCGAGGTCGTACATGGTCTCATGTATCCATACTATAAGGTCTTTCAAGAACGAATGCCAGTTGACCGGGATAGTATCGGGATCAAGGTCTTCCATGCCCGGTATCCCGGGGAACCGTACGATATATGCCGTTTCATATTCTTTTAAAAGTTTTTTCGTCTCCGATGGCCCGGGAACGTAAGGGGGGCAGTTAAGGTGTTTCCCGTACCCTTTACAGCCAAACTGGCACTTCCACCTTACCCATTCGCCTATCTCGATCTCGGAAGGGCGGATACGATGCAAGCTGGAGTTACGCTGTCTTGCCATTTCCATTAACTCTTTTTCCAGTTGATCGATATTCATTGTAACCACTTTTTGAAGTATATTTATATTATTAAAATAATTAAATTCTTGTTAAATTTAACTTTCTATATTCTAAATTTAAAATTTTTATGGTTGACATTTTTGCTCATTACCAGGTTCATTCATCGGGGCAAAAGTTTAAAAGTGATACGGATAAGAGTCTTTAATACAGGTATAGGTATGACTGACGCGGTTAAGTATACTTTAAAGACTGACCCACAGGGCATGGTCGGCCGGGAATGCCCCAACAGGGCTTGCAAGGCTTACTTTAAGATCAAGTCGGAAGACCTGAACGTCGAAGAGCTTATATGCCCGATTTGCGGACAAAAAAAGTATAATAATAAGTATACTACATTACAGCAGATCGATTATATTAACTCTATAATATTCAAAAAAGACGTATGCAGCCTGGGCCCTGACAAGTATACAAAAACTACCCCTGTCATCGATTATGTGGAGACCCCCGCTAAATGTGTGTTCACATGCGATACCTGCGGGAAAAAGTTCGGGATCGATGAAAAACCCGACTATTGTCCTTTCTGCGAGGCGACATACGAGCACCTGCACGCGGAAGATAAATGCGACATCGCCGGAAAATAGAAGATTAAAATGATTGAGTATTAGGTCCCGAATATCATCTTTTTTACACAAAGGCAACAAAGGACACGGTTTTTTCAACCACTAAGCGCACGAAGGCAAACAAGGAACACTAAACTGCTAACCACAAAGCGCACAAAGGCAAACAAGGAACACAAAGAACTTCTTTTAGAAAATTAGTATATTATAAAAAAAATTTGTGTTCCTTGTTCGCCTTCGTGCGCTTCGTGGTTAACAGTCTAGTGTACCTTACTCGCCTTCGTGCGCTTCGTGGTGGAAACTGGTAATCCTTATTCGCCTTTGTGATGTGGTTGATAATGATGAACTCGCATGTATTGAATTACTTTAAGGATCGGATAATTAAGTTTTATAAACTCTACAAGTAATACCTGACTTAAAAATTCATTCAAAATAAAAAAAGAAGACCTGATTGGCCTTCATAAGCTTTCCAGGAACGTTATTATCTCTTTGGTCTCCTGCTCCCCGGTGGTCATATCCTTTATGGAGACCTTACCGCCGGCCATTTCTTTTTCGCCGAGTATAAGGACTTTTTTAGCGCCGATGCTGTTCGCATACTTCATCTGGTTGCTAAAATTCCTGCCAAGCATATCGGTCTCTACGACACAGTCTTTCTCCCTGAGGGACTGAGCCAGGAATATGCCGACCTCCCTGTAGTCAGGGGATGTCGTAAGGACATAGTAATCGGTCATGATCTTCTCATGGGGCCACACGTTTGCACGCCTCATCAATATTTCAAGGACGGCATCGCCCATGCCGAAGCCTACGGCGCACATGTCCGCCCCGCCGAAAAGCCCTATGATCTTATCGTATCTTCCTCCGCCGAAAATGGCGCGAAGCTCGCCTTTAGTGTCAAAGCACTCGAAAACTGTGCCGGTGTAATATGCAAGACCGCGGATGATGGACGGGTCAAGTTCGCAATAGTACTCCATACGATACATTTTCATAAGGTCAAGGATCTTTTCAAGGTTCTCGTAGCCTTCCATGACAAGCGGGTTTCTCGCCAGCAACGGCTTAAGCTTCGGTAGAGCCTCCGCAAGAGGGCCCTTAGTATCCAGTATCGATATAAGATGGCCCATTTGGATATCGTTCATTCCCGCGTCATACAACATTTTCTTGAACTCGTCATGAGAGACCTTGCCCCTTTTATCTATAGCGGAAAATATCGCGGGCGCGTTCTGTACGTTAAGAGCCTCAAGGACACCCTGCATAAGCCTCCTGTCGCTGATCTTGAACACGAACTCGCCTTCAAGCCCGAGCGAGAGCATTATGTCGATGCCCGATGCAATGACCTCCGAGTCTGCCTCGGGACCGCTTACGCCGAATATATCCACGTTAAGCTGGTAGAACTCTCTCAGCCTGCCTGACTGCGGCTCCTCATATCGCCACAGCTTGGGCATAGAGTACCACTTTATAGGCCTTCTCAGCGTTTTTTCCCTGTCGACGACCATGCGTGCGACTGTGGGAGTGAGCTCGGGTATAAGAGTGATGTCGCGGTCGCCCTTATCCTTAAAGTTAAATGTCTGTCCGAGTATCTCATCGCCGCTCTTTATCCGGAAAAGGTCGAGAGACTCGACGCTCGGCGCGTCGACCTCCCTGAAGCCGTAACGCTTAACGGTGTCCAGTATCTTATCGAACACTATACGGCGCGCCGCCATGTCTTCCGGATAGAAATCCCTGAAACCTTTCAATGACTGAAATCTCATTTTATCATCACTTTATGTTGTATAGGACGCGTTTATGTTAACGTACTCGTGCGTGAGGTCACAGCCCCATGCCGTAGCCTTTGCGTCGCCAAGCTCCAGGCTCACTTTGACATACAGCGGATCGAAGCCCATTATCTCCTTTGCTTTAGCCAGGGTCGCCTCATCGCTCTTCGGGATGCCGGCGTCTACCAGCTTGATCGAATCTTTACCGTTTGAGAACTCCAGCGTGACCTTCCGGGGATCTACATCGCATGAAGAATATCCTACCGCGCATACTGCCCTGCCCCAGTTCGGGTCTTTACCGTACACCGCGCTCTTGAACAATGGCGAGCGGACGACTGCCTTTGCAGCCTTTCTCGCGTCTTCAACGCTCTTTGCGCCCTCGACCGTCACTTCGATCAGCTTGGTGGCGCCTTCACCGTCGCGGGCTATCTTTTTCGCCAGTTCCATACATACCTTTTCCAGGCCTTCCTGGAACTTGCTCATATCCGGCCTGCCGGACTCTCCCGTAGCGATAATGAACACGTTATCGTTCGTGCTGGTATCGCCATCCACGACTATCATGTTATAGCTTTTATCGACGGCGATCTTCAAGCGTTCCTGAAGCTCGTCGTGGGATAATTTCGCGTCGGTAAAAATGAACGAGAGCATTGTCCCCATATTGGGCTCGATCATTCCGGAACCTTTGGCGATGCCTCCGATCCTGATACCGCCTTCGAGCTCAACTGCATAGCTCTTCGGCACAAGATCGGTCGTCATAATGGCACGGTTTGCCTTTTCGCTGCATTCCGGCGTATTACCGAGGTTCTTGAAGACTTCCTCGAAATGGTCAGTATACCACTTCATGTTCATCGGCCTGCCGATGACACCGGTAGAGGATACGCCTATAGTGTGCGGGTCCACTTTTAGCTTATCGGCAAGCAGATTTGCCATTGAGATAGCGTCCTTTATTCCCTGCTCATGAGTGAAAGCGTTAGCGTTACCGCTATTTGCTATGATCCCGTTGAACATCTGCCCGCATTCCTTCAGGTGCTCCCCGGAAACTACGACAGGTGCCGCTTTAACCTTGTTCCTTGTGAAGACTGCTGCTGCGGGGCCTTTCGCAAGCATTATAGCAAGTCCCATTTTTCCTTCCTTTGTACCGTACGCTTTAACGCCTTTGACGGCGCAGATGCCCCCTTCGATAGCTTTCATTCCTCGACAGTTCCTCCGAGTCCGTGTATTATGTCTTCGCGCGCGACGATCCCCACGAGCTTCCCGTCTTTGACCACGGGCAGCCTGTTAATGTTATACCTCATCATCAGCGAGGCCGCATCCTCGATGTCCTTATCCGGCGATATCGACCTTACGTTCCTGCTCATGATGTTGCTTATCGGCTTTTCGCCGATATCGTTATAGGATTTTTGCAACTCTCTCAGCTGCATCAGATCCCTGAACGGTATCTCAAGGATCACCTCGAGCGGGCTTGGAAGCCATAATGTGCTGGAGTGTTCAGGGACGGAAAGGAGCTTTAATATGTCTCCCTCCGTGATAATACCTACGACCTTTCCTTCTTCTACAACAGGTAAGCCGCTAACGTTCTGTTCTCCCATCAGTTTAATGACTTTCTCTATAGAGTCGGATGGGGAGCATGTCACAACTTCTTTTGTCATCACTTCTTCAATTTTCATGATCCTGATCTCCTTAAGGCGATAATCCGCCTGTCCATAGCCCCGTCCTCTCGTCAAGCCCGAACATGATATTCATGTTCTGTATGGCCTGGCCGGACGCGCCTTTTACCATATTGTCGATCGCGGATACGACCACTATCCTGTCCGTCCCCTGGTCGATCTCGAAAGCGATATCGCAGAAGTTCGAACCCCTGACCGCTGCCAGTGACGGCTTGTTCATCCGTACGAAATACTTGCCATTATAGAACTCTTCGTAGATAGCCGATACTTCATCAGAGGTCAGCTCCTGGTTCACGAATATATGGGCCGTGGTCAGTATTCCTCTCGTAGAAGGCACTATGTGCGGGGTGAAGCTGGTCTTTACGCTTTCGTCGAACGCCTTTAGTTCCTGTTCGATCTCCGCCCTGTGCCTGTGCCTGGTCAGATTATAAGGATTCACGTTCTCGGCAACGTTGGGATAATGTGTCACCGGGGAGGGGTCCTGTCCCGCGCCTGATATGCCGGTCTTGGAGTCGAAGACGGCCCTTTCCACGACACCTGCAGCCACCAGCGGGGCTGCCGCAAGTATCGCACCGGTCGGGAAGCATCCGGGATTACCTACAAGCATGGCATCGCGCACTTCGGGATGTATCTCAGGGAGCCCGTACATGTTCTCTCTCGGGTCCTCATGCTTTTTCCCGTAGACTTTTTCAAATATTTCCACGGGCAGCCTGTAATCGGCGCTGAGGTCAATTACTCTTGTTCCGCCTCCCAATAGTTCGGGGACGACTGCCATCGCGGCCCCGTGAGGCACTGCCGTAAATACCACATCACACTTTTCGGCGATCTGTGAAGGGTTTACATCCTCGAAACAGAGGTCGACAAGGCCCTTAAGGTTAGGGTGCGCCGTATCGATCGGCTTGCCTGCCTGTTTCCTCGATGTCACGACCACGATCTCTGCCTTCGGGTGAAGAGAGAGAAGCCTCAACAGTTCGCCGCCCGTATACCCGGTGCCGCCAATAATGCCTACTCTTAACATGTATCCTCCAGATAATACATATAATATTAGAAAATATAATGAATGTTATGGGTCGCTTTCGCGTATCTTTTGCCGGATATGCCTGCTGGACGCGTAAGGCGACGGGTCAGACCTGTCGATCCTGACGACCTCAGCACGAATACCCTGTTCCTTAAGCTTTTTTTGCAGCTCTTCCTTATCCCAGTGCTGGTTGAATCCCAGTGCTATGATGTCCGGGTCGATCTCGCGTATGGGTTTGAACATATCTTCATCGCTGCCCAGGATCGCGCAATCCACGCATTTTAACGACCTGACCATGAACAGCCTTTGCTCCTCCGGTATCATTGGCTTGCGCTTATGCTTTATCGTGCTATCCCTGGCGACTATTACGTATAGTACGTCTCCAAGCCGTTTAGCCTCACTGAGATATAACACATGGCCCGGGTGTAATATGTCGAACGTCCCGGTCGCCACGACCTTTTTCAGACTACGCACTCTCCTGCTCTTCATCGACTACCTGCAGCTCGATGATCTTACCTGACGGGTCATAGCATACCCAGTCTTTTTCTGTATATGGATATGCGACTATTATGTTATAAGGCCCTTTGCACCCGAACATGTTAAGGTCCGCGCTCGAATACCTCAGATCGTGCACCGGGTGGCTGTGGACCGAGCCTACTATGGACAGGTCCAGCGGCATCATGTCGAGCAGCATCCTGGCGGACGTATCGTTCGAAGTGGTCCCGGGCACCAGAATGACATCCGATATTACACCTTTTGTAGCCCTCAATAATCCGGCGAACTCGTTCGGGTGTGTGGACCGGCTCACCTCAAGTATCAAATTCAATGTCTCTGCAGATATGCCTGTCACTCGTTTTTTTCCGGATGCCATCAGTATCACATTAAGTCATATGAAGTTTGTCACATTTACGCATTTTTCGTACTTAAGATTAATCATGCGGTATGAAATAACAGGACGTTATTTGATTTTTGTGTACATAACGGATACAATGTTTTAAAACGGAAATAATCCGGATTTAAAAATTGCGAATATGCCATACTTGTAGCTTAATTCCATTATTGGCAGATCATAGGATCGACACGGTGCCATCTGCTTATCATTTACAAATTTCAAATATATAATAATCATACGAAAATTTTTATAAACTATATAAGTAATGTATATAAATACCAAGCGCTTATATTAACATAATAAGGGGATGGATAGGGATGAGAAGCATTTTACTGGTAGATGACAATATCGAACTGGTAAGCCTTTACAAACGCGTGCTCGTCATGATGGGCGGGTATACGATAGCAGGCATTGCGCATAGAGGCGATGACGCGATAAAGCTATACAGGGAAATGAAGGTAAAGCCCGACCTTATCATAATGGATGTCAACATGCCCGGCATTGACGGTATTTCTGCAGCTGACGAGATCCTGAGATATGGGGGATGCAAGACAAAAATATTATTCGCGACCTCTGACTACATATACAATAAAGACCTGCCCCCGGAACTTTCCGGATCGTGTATAATCCAGAAGCCATTTTCAATATCGGAGTTCCTCCAGGCAGTGAAAATGTGCATAATGGAAAAACCGGAGACAGAGATCATCGCTTTGTAACCCGGTCTAAAATACCGGTAATTCACTATTTTATCATATGCCGGTCATTCCTGTGCTGAACACGAAAAAAGCGCACATAAATAAAAAGATATATATCGACTAAAATACACGATACTTTGGTCTTATAAATGTTGGAGCTAAAGTACGTTCGAAACAACCCGGATGTCGTAAGACAGGCCCTGATAAACAGGAACATGGGCACAGAGCTCCTCGACAGCCTCCTGGATGACGATAAGGCATGGAGAGAGCTGCTGGTCGAGGGCGATAAGCTAAAGTATCAGAGAAACCAGGTCACACAGGTCATAGCGAGCCTGAAAAAAGAGAAAAAGGACGCGACGTCCCAC from Methanooceanicella nereidis includes the following:
- the argJ gene encoding bifunctional ornithine acetyltransferase/N-acetylglutamate synthase, whose amino-acid sequence is MKAIEGGICAVKGVKAYGTKEGKMGLAIMLAKGPAAAVFTRNKVKAAPVVVSGEHLKECGQMFNGIIANSGNANAFTHEQGIKDAISMANLLADKLKVDPHTIGVSSTGVIGRPMNMKWYTDHFEEVFKNLGNTPECSEKANRAIMTTDLVPKSYAVELEGGIRIGGIAKGSGMIEPNMGTMLSFIFTDAKLSHDELQERLKIAVDKSYNMIVVDGDTSTNDNVFIIATGESGRPDMSKFQEGLEKVCMELAKKIARDGEGATKLIEVTVEGAKSVEDARKAAKAVVRSPLFKSAVYGKDPNWGRAVCAVGYSSCDVDPRKVTLEFSNGKDSIKLVDAGIPKSDEATLAKAKEIMGFDPLYVKVSLELGDAKATAWGCDLTHEYVNINASYTT
- a CDS encoding CBS domain-containing protein — translated: MKIEEVMTKEVVTCSPSDSIEKVIKLMGEQNVSGLPVVEEGKVVGIITEGDILKLLSVPEHSSTLWLPSPLEVILEIPFRDLMQLRELQKSYNDIGEKPISNIMSRNVRSISPDKDIEDAASLMMRYNINRLPVVKDGKLVGIVAREDIIHGLGGTVEE
- the argC gene encoding N-acetyl-gamma-glutamyl-phosphate reductase — its product is MLRVGIIGGTGYTGGELLRLLSLHPKAEIVVVTSRKQAGKPIDTAHPNLKGLVDLCFEDVNPSQIAEKCDVVFTAVPHGAAMAVVPELLGGGTRVIDLSADYRLPVEIFEKVYGKKHEDPRENMYGLPEIHPEVRDAMLVGNPGCFPTGAILAAAPLVAAGVVERAVFDSKTGISGAGQDPSPVTHYPNVAENVNPYNLTRHRHRAEIEQELKAFDESVKTSFTPHIVPSTRGILTTAHIFVNQELTSDEVSAIYEEFYNGKYFVRMNKPSLAAVRGSNFCDIAFEIDQGTDRIVVVSAIDNMVKGASGQAIQNMNIMFGLDERTGLWTGGLSP
- the hisS gene encoding histidine--tRNA ligase, which codes for MRFQSLKGFRDFYPEDMAARRIVFDKILDTVKRYGFREVDAPSVESLDLFRIKSGDEILGQTFNFKDKGDRDITLIPELTPTVARMVVDREKTLRRPIKWYSMPKLWRYEEPQSGRLREFYQLNVDIFGVSGPEADSEVIASGIDIMLSLGLEGEFVFKISDRRLMQGVLEALNVQNAPAIFSAIDKRGKVSHDEFKKMLYDAGMNDIQMGHLISILDTKGPLAEALPKLKPLLARNPLVMEGYENLEKILDLMKMYRMEYYCELDPSIIRGLAYYTGTVFECFDTKGELRAIFGGGRYDKIIGLFGGADMCAVGFGMGDAVLEILMRRANVWPHEKIMTDYYVLTTSPDYREVGIFLAQSLREKDCVVETDMLGRNFSNQMKYANSIGAKKVLILGEKEMAGGKVSIKDMTTGEQETKEIITFLESL
- a CDS encoding Mov34/MPN/PAD-1 family protein, with amino-acid sequence MASGKKRVTGISAETLNLILEVSRSTHPNEFAGLLRATKGVISDVILVPGTTSNDTSARMLLDMMPLDLSIVGSVHSHPVHDLRYSSADLNMFGCKGPYNIIVAYPYTEKDWVCYDPSGKIIELQVVDEEQESA
- a CDS encoding DUF2284 domain-containing protein — translated: MNIDQLEKELMEMARQRNSSLHRIRPSEIEIGEWVRWKCQFGCKGYGKHLNCPPYVPGPSETKKLLKEYETAYIVRFPGIPGMEDLDPDTIPVNWHSFLKDLIVWIHETMYDLEQHAFYQGYYKALAFGAYPCIFCEDCIPEETKGIIDVSLKRECRHMEKVRTSMEAVGIDVFATVHKMGLPLEVVPCKGNEYGKIMHPNINSYGLLLVC
- a CDS encoding adenylyltransferase/cytidyltransferase family protein: MKKVVATGTFDILHPGHVLYLSEAKRLGDVLYVIVARDSTIKHKRKPMIPEEQRLFMVRSLKCVDCAILGSDEDMFKPIREIDPDIIALGFNQHWDKEELQKKLKEQGIRAEVVRIDRSDPSPYASSRHIRQKIRESDP
- a CDS encoding response regulator transcription factor, producing MRSILLVDDNIELVSLYKRVLVMMGGYTIAGIAHRGDDAIKLYREMKVKPDLIIMDVNMPGIDGISAADEILRYGGCKTKILFATSDYIYNKDLPPELSGSCIIQKPFSISEFLQAVKMCIMEKPETEIIAL